One genomic region from Streptomyces sp. NBC_01431 encodes:
- a CDS encoding SMI1/KNR4 family protein, whose amino-acid sequence MTDPRDQPPAYATLDFLRSAFPPEWREPPLGHEAVAGWEEGNGVVLPEPYRTFIAEISNGSSLGPAGDGGLQPLGWLPDGWPDLGPRQPGELFPLEAAWPWEDDESVDPVDPRIDAAFNKGSIVLGSEDGQSFWILLTTGPRRGEVWMIADVGAIPAPGDQAWGFEEWVRCWHTDNGWWD is encoded by the coding sequence GTGACAGACCCACGTGATCAGCCTCCCGCCTACGCCACTCTCGACTTCCTGCGCTCCGCGTTTCCACCGGAATGGCGCGAGCCGCCGCTCGGACATGAAGCTGTCGCAGGCTGGGAGGAGGGGAACGGTGTGGTCCTCCCGGAGCCGTACAGGACGTTCATCGCGGAGATCAGCAACGGGTCCAGCCTCGGCCCCGCCGGCGACGGCGGTCTCCAGCCGCTCGGCTGGCTGCCCGACGGATGGCCCGACCTTGGCCCGCGGCAGCCAGGAGAACTGTTCCCCCTGGAAGCAGCCTGGCCCTGGGAGGACGACGAGAGTGTCGACCCTGTGGACCCGCGGATCGATGCTGCATTCAACAAGGGCTCCATCGTTCTCGGGTCCGAGGACGGACAGTCGTTCTGGATCCTGCTGACCACCGGCCCCCGCCGTGGCGAGGTGTGGATGATCGCCGACGTCGGCGCCATCCCGGCGCCCGGCGACCAGGCGTGGGGCTTCGAGGAGTGGGTGCGGTGCTGGCACACCGACAACGGCTGGTGGGACTGA